One Paracoccus aestuarii DNA segment encodes these proteins:
- a CDS encoding LexA family protein, translating into MTLLSPRKVTLIDRQVPLASLQVPAGFPSPAADDVEDAIDPIKWVVRHEHATFWWRVSGDSLEAEGILDGDLIAVDRAGRRRSGRIVVAVVDGSITVKKLARREGRWFLDPRARSDAYAPIPVSETTEIWGVVAGVVRRLPIE; encoded by the coding sequence ATGACCCTCCTCAGCCCGCGTAAAGTCACCCTCATCGACCGGCAGGTGCCTTTGGCATCCCTGCAGGTTCCAGCTGGTTTTCCCTCTCCCGCTGCCGATGACGTGGAGGATGCGATCGACCCGATCAAATGGGTCGTGCGGCACGAGCATGCCACCTTCTGGTGGCGCGTCTCGGGCGACAGTCTGGAGGCCGAGGGCATCCTGGACGGTGACCTGATCGCCGTCGACCGCGCGGGAAGGCGCCGCAGCGGCCGCATCGTCGTTGCGGTCGTGGATGGCAGCATCACCGTCAAGAAACTCGCCCGGCGCGAGGGCCGATGGTTTCTCGATCCGCGGGCAAGGTCCGACGCCTATGCTCCGATCCCGGTCAGCGAAACGACCGAGATCTGGGGCGTCGTGGCGGGGGTAGTCCGGCGCTTGCCCATCGAGTGA
- a CDS encoding bile acid:sodium symporter family protein, producing MRKILGFIENNLLLLAVLAAALGLLVPSVGIALETGISPLLALLMLVISLTFDAKAVQIVFRKPGRQLWAIGLVYGPMSLAGWLTGRAFFGSGPLAAGQTLVGMLPTDVSAPLLVLLARGNVALAAVLNAVNTALSPFIIPFLFLWMTGIELNVPVLTVVTELVLIVVVPTVIGVWLRTRFLSSVSQFDFAWPALGSVLYLVLLLAVVGPNAETILGYGWYALVIALAALALNLIGYGVSMTARIFTQDRGELIAYLFTCSKKEFSIAAAFVAASGLPSEIAVPAAFFAVIQMITSPIAAKILAAKEQVLAASA from the coding sequence ATGCGGAAGATCCTTGGCTTCATCGAAAACAACCTACTGCTTCTGGCAGTTCTCGCGGCCGCTCTCGGCTTGCTGGTGCCGTCCGTCGGCATCGCGCTGGAGACCGGCATCAGCCCGCTTCTCGCCCTTCTGATGCTGGTCATCAGCCTGACCTTCGATGCCAAGGCCGTGCAGATCGTGTTCCGCAAACCCGGCCGGCAGCTCTGGGCGATCGGCCTCGTCTACGGCCCGATGTCGCTGGCAGGCTGGCTGACCGGCCGCGCCTTCTTCGGCAGCGGTCCTCTGGCAGCGGGCCAGACGCTGGTTGGGATGCTGCCGACCGATGTGTCCGCGCCGCTACTGGTTCTGCTTGCCCGTGGCAATGTGGCTCTCGCGGCAGTGCTGAACGCGGTGAACACCGCGCTTTCGCCCTTCATCATCCCGTTTCTATTCCTGTGGATGACCGGGATCGAGTTGAACGTGCCGGTTCTGACTGTGGTGACGGAGCTGGTTCTGATCGTGGTGGTGCCGACCGTGATCGGTGTCTGGTTGCGGACACGCTTCTTGTCATCGGTATCCCAGTTTGACTTTGCATGGCCTGCGCTCGGCTCGGTGCTTTACCTGGTGCTTCTGCTGGCGGTCGTCGGTCCGAACGCCGAAACCATCCTGGGCTACGGCTGGTATGCGCTCGTGATCGCGCTGGCGGCCCTTGCCCTGAACCTGATCGGCTACGGCGTCAGCATGACGGCCAGGATCTTCACGCAGGACCGAGGAGAGCTGATCGCCTACCTGTTCACCTGCAGCAAGAAGGAGTTCAGCATCGCTGCCGCATTCGTTGCCGCCTCCGGCCTGCCCTCCGAGATCGCCGTGCCGGCCGCCTTTTTCGCCGTGATCCAGATGATCACGTCACCGATTGCAGCGAAGATCCTCGCCGCGAAAGAGCAAGTGCTGGCGGCGTCGGCGTGA
- a CDS encoding MerR family transcriptional regulator, whose protein sequence is MLSIGKLSAATGVKVPTIRYYEEIGLLPEAERSAGNQRLYRKEHQERLAFVRHSRELGFPLDDIRELLSLSDRPDMSCAAADVIASRQLAAVKDRIARLQALQQELERMLAQCAQGTISSCKVIEVLSNHENCLHAHHGEGCHSANPGHDG, encoded by the coding sequence ATGCTGAGCATCGGAAAACTGAGCGCGGCCACCGGCGTGAAGGTGCCGACCATCCGCTACTACGAAGAGATCGGCCTGCTGCCGGAGGCGGAGCGCAGTGCGGGCAACCAGCGGCTTTACAGGAAGGAACACCAGGAAAGGCTCGCCTTCGTCCGCCATAGCCGCGAGCTGGGCTTTCCGCTCGATGACATCAGGGAGCTGCTCAGCCTGTCGGACCGACCCGACATGTCCTGCGCGGCAGCCGATGTCATCGCCAGCCGTCAGCTCGCAGCCGTCAAGGACCGCATCGCGCGGCTCCAGGCCTTGCAGCAGGAACTGGAGCGCATGCTGGCACAATGCGCCCAAGGCACGATCTCAAGCTGCAAGGTCATCGAGGTCCTGAGCAACCACGAGAACTGCCTCCATGCGCACCATGGCGAAGGCTGTCACTCCGCGAATCCGGGGCACGACGGCTGA
- a CDS encoding type II toxin-antitoxin system VapC family toxin — MFLDASAVVAVLLREPEGPGLLKAMEAARGKLRFSPITRLESTLALVRARVQARGKGPATADDFERAAGLVAELLEALEASETHITSGMGREAASALAVYGKVVGHPAQLNMGDALSYACAKAYHAPLLYKGGDFAQTDLA; from the coding sequence ATGTTTCTGGATGCCAGCGCCGTCGTCGCCGTCCTGTTGCGCGAACCCGAGGGGCCGGGCCTGCTGAAGGCGATGGAGGCCGCGCGGGGCAAGCTGCGCTTCTCGCCGATCACGCGGCTGGAAAGCACGCTGGCCCTGGTCCGGGCCCGCGTCCAGGCGCGGGGCAAGGGCCCTGCGACAGCCGATGATTTCGAGCGGGCGGCAGGGCTGGTGGCCGAACTGCTGGAGGCGCTGGAGGCCAGCGAGACGCATATCACCTCGGGCATGGGGCGCGAGGCGGCATCCGCGCTGGCGGTTTATGGCAAGGTCGTGGGCCATCCGGCGCAGCTGAACATGGGCGATGCACTCTCCTATGCCTGCGCCAAGGCGTATCACGCGCCGCTGCTGTACAAGGGGGGCGACTTTGCGCAGACCGATCTGGCCTAG
- a CDS encoding Y-family DNA polymerase, whose amino-acid sequence MTVPPFVRPIALIDCNNFYVSCERLFDVSLRGVPVIILSNNDGCAVARSDEAKALGIRMGQPVFQIRELMQRHGVRALSSNYTLYGDLSRRVVEVLHAWSPRLDVYSIDETFVDLSGFGDGMEQHAARMRSAVRVETGIPTCVGIGPTKTLAKLANFAAKKNPIFSGVCNLMAPEIRDYVMRRVPVAEIWGVGRATAGKLQAQGIGSAAELRDLPLPLARKIGTVVLERLVAELRGVACIDFEDVPPQRKGMAVTRSAGTPMTSFDVLAEALAAHATRAAEKLRQHGLVAGTLTVFFHTNRHKPDRPQHSASRTVRLRPMSNHTFDLVEAAIAAAGRGWTGDPSGNGHGYVKAGVILDDLLPDAERPALLFAPDQPRDARLTTALDAINDRFGRKTMVLAREGVSRSWATKADHRSPRYTTRISELPVVRV is encoded by the coding sequence ATGACGGTCCCGCCTTTCGTCCGGCCCATCGCCTTGATCGACTGCAACAACTTCTATGTCAGCTGCGAGCGTCTCTTCGACGTAAGCCTGCGTGGCGTGCCGGTGATCATCCTCTCCAATAATGATGGCTGCGCCGTCGCCCGGTCCGACGAGGCCAAGGCACTCGGCATCAGGATGGGTCAGCCGGTGTTCCAGATCCGTGAGCTAATGCAGCGTCACGGGGTCAGGGCCCTGTCCTCGAACTACACGCTCTATGGTGATCTGAGCCGCCGCGTGGTCGAGGTCCTGCACGCCTGGTCCCCGCGTCTCGATGTCTATTCGATCGACGAGACCTTCGTTGATCTAAGCGGGTTTGGCGATGGCATGGAGCAACATGCCGCGCGGATGCGTAGCGCCGTGCGGGTTGAGACCGGGATCCCGACCTGCGTCGGCATCGGCCCGACCAAGACACTCGCCAAGTTGGCCAATTTCGCGGCCAAGAAGAACCCGATCTTTTCCGGCGTCTGCAATCTGATGGCGCCCGAGATCCGGGACTATGTCATGCGCCGCGTCCCGGTGGCCGAGATTTGGGGTGTGGGTCGCGCGACCGCGGGCAAACTGCAGGCCCAGGGCATCGGTTCCGCCGCAGAGTTGCGCGATCTGCCGCTTCCCCTGGCTCGCAAGATCGGGACGGTTGTCCTGGAACGTCTGGTGGCCGAGTTGCGCGGCGTCGCCTGCATTGATTTCGAGGACGTGCCGCCTCAGCGCAAGGGTATGGCTGTGACCCGCTCGGCCGGAACGCCCATGACCAGCTTCGATGTCCTGGCCGAGGCATTGGCCGCCCATGCCACCCGCGCGGCCGAAAAGCTGCGCCAGCACGGCCTTGTCGCAGGGACGCTGACCGTGTTCTTTCACACCAACCGGCACAAACCCGACCGTCCACAGCATTCCGCCTCGCGCACGGTGCGGCTGCGGCCCATGTCCAACCACACCTTCGACCTGGTCGAGGCCGCCATTGCGGCGGCCGGGCGGGGCTGGACCGGTGATCCCTCCGGAAATGGGCATGGTTATGTCAAGGCCGGCGTCATCCTTGACGATCTTTTGCCCGACGCCGAACGCCCGGCCCTGCTCTTTGCGCCGGATCAGCCACGCGACGCCCGCCTGACCACAGCGCTGGATGCGATCAATGACCGCTTCGGCCGCAAGACCATGGTTCTGGCCCGCGAAGGTGTCAGCCGCAGCTGGGCGACCAAAGCGGATCACCGCTCGCCCAGATATACGACCCGGATCAGCGAGCTGCCTGTCGTTCGGGTCTAG
- a CDS encoding GNAT family N-acetyltransferase, with amino-acid sequence MIRQAVAHDEAEIRDCAEQAYARYVQLIGRKPAPMVADFASQIAAGDVFIAADDQGQFQGFIVFYAEKEHVLLENVAVHPRAAGRGVGKQLVEFCEQAARDWSLAAVHLYTNEKMTENLLIYPRLGYAEVARHTEDGFSRVYFEKRLV; translated from the coding sequence ATGATCCGGCAGGCTGTAGCTCATGACGAAGCGGAAATCAGGGACTGCGCTGAACAGGCGTATGCGCGATATGTGCAGCTTATAGGGCGGAAGCCCGCACCTATGGTCGCTGACTTCGCCAGCCAAATCGCGGCAGGAGATGTCTTCATTGCGGCGGATGACCAAGGCCAATTCCAAGGGTTCATTGTTTTCTATGCCGAGAAAGAGCATGTTCTTCTGGAGAATGTCGCGGTCCATCCCAGGGCAGCTGGGCGTGGCGTCGGAAAACAGCTTGTCGAATTTTGTGAGCAGGCAGCACGAGACTGGAGCCTAGCAGCCGTTCATCTCTACACAAACGAGAAGATGACCGAGAACCTGCTGATCTACCCAAGGCTTGGTTATGCCGAAGTAGCTCGTCACACCGAAGACGGCTTCAGCCGCGTCTACTTTGAAAAAAGGCTTGTCTAG
- a CDS encoding thermonuclease family protein gives MRKTTTTDRLWICRNAMKKVWGSQSEPQDPLREWRAKMSPLKAAVLGLSLAAFPWFVMAGDFVGQASIIDGDTIEIRGERIRLTGMDAPESRQLCHDAAGRPWRCGQQAALALDAMVARRPVVCTVEGTDRYGRVLAACAVGGRDLAGWMIKNGWAVAYYDRLDRHSAAERDARTAGRGIWAGTFQRPEDWRRQN, from the coding sequence ATGCGAAAAACCACGACAACCGACCGCTTGTGGATATGTCGCAATGCCATGAAAAAAGTGTGGGGCAGCCAAAGCGAGCCGCAAGACCCTTTGAGAGAGTGGAGAGCAAAAATGTCGCCTCTCAAAGCAGCCGTGCTGGGTCTCTCACTTGCTGCTTTCCCCTGGTTCGTGATGGCAGGGGACTTCGTCGGACAGGCCAGCATAATCGACGGCGATACCATCGAGATTCGAGGCGAACGCATTCGCCTGACAGGGATGGACGCCCCTGAAAGCCGCCAGCTTTGTCACGATGCCGCCGGGCGTCCCTGGCGCTGCGGCCAGCAGGCCGCGCTTGCCCTCGATGCGATGGTGGCCCGCCGCCCGGTTGTCTGCACCGTCGAAGGCACCGATCGTTACGGACGGGTCCTGGCTGCCTGCGCGGTTGGGGGCCGCGATCTGGCAGGCTGGATGATCAAAAACGGATGGGCGGTGGCCTATTACGACCGCCTCGACCGCCACAGCGCGGCCGAACGTGACGCCCGCACGGCTGGCCGCGGAATCTGGGCAGGAACCTTCCAGAGACCCGAGGACTGGCGACGGCAGAACTGA
- a CDS encoding type II toxin-antitoxin system VapB family antitoxin, giving the protein MAMLIKGDEIDQLVARYCAMTGLTNKSEAVRRALAAQIEALAAEESLAVRVAKIQDRAAADGFRPAGDDKAFMDDLWGEV; this is encoded by the coding sequence ATGGCGATGCTGATCAAGGGCGACGAGATCGACCAGCTGGTGGCCCGATACTGCGCCATGACCGGGCTGACGAACAAGAGCGAGGCTGTGCGCCGCGCGCTGGCCGCGCAGATCGAGGCGCTGGCGGCCGAGGAAAGCCTGGCGGTGCGGGTGGCGAAGATCCAGGACCGGGCGGCTGCGGACGGCTTTCGCCCGGCAGGCGACGACAAGGCGTTCATGGACGACCTGTGGGGCGAGGTCTGA
- a CDS encoding helix-turn-helix domain-containing protein, translated as MPADTALLEIEEQQMTPDLIAQAGDAFQHIATTFTGASRGARQTGEPVRRHSRRAGACEAGFWRKTTRQEVQKILMAARRYELAHKQPGRRNGPLGGVALELLSLFANLVSYRTGRLDPSLDWICDKLRRSRDAVVRGLKSLRDHGFLDWLRRFEPTRNDGPGPQVRQVSNAYRLSAPKRAMALLGRWAGRPALPDDDQAERIARGQIEADHVADLDLSGLALFQLGESPLGQALARLGKSIDLRESAKRTESPSTSSSLCKA; from the coding sequence TTGCCTGCGGACACCGCGCTTCTTGAGATCGAGGAGCAGCAGATGACACCAGACTTGATCGCCCAAGCCGGCGACGCCTTTCAGCATATCGCGACCACATTCACAGGCGCGTCTCGTGGAGCGCGCCAAACCGGCGAGCCCGTCCGACGACATTCGCGCCGGGCCGGGGCATGCGAAGCCGGATTCTGGCGCAAGACGACCCGCCAAGAAGTTCAGAAGATCCTCATGGCCGCGCGCCGCTACGAATTGGCCCACAAGCAGCCCGGCCGCCGTAACGGCCCCCTGGGCGGCGTCGCGCTGGAGCTTCTGTCGCTCTTCGCCAACCTCGTCAGCTATCGCACAGGACGTCTCGACCCCTCGCTTGACTGGATCTGCGACAAGCTGCGCCGATCCCGCGATGCGGTCGTGCGCGGCCTCAAATCGCTGCGGGATCACGGTTTCCTGGATTGGCTCCGCCGCTTCGAGCCAACCCGGAACGATGGCCCCGGTCCCCAGGTTCGACAGGTCAGCAATGCCTATCGTCTCAGCGCACCCAAGCGAGCCATGGCACTTCTCGGGCGATGGGCGGGTCGGCCTGCCTTGCCGGATGACGACCAGGCCGAGCGCATCGCCCGCGGCCAGATCGAGGCAGATCATGTTGCCGATCTCGACCTCTCCGGCCTGGCCCTTTTCCAGCTGGGCGAATCACCCCTTGGCCAGGCGCTTGCACGGCTCGGGAAGTCGATTGATTTGCGCGAGTCTGCCAAGCGGACTGAATCCCCATCTACATCTTCTTCCTTATGCAAAGCATGA
- a CDS encoding recombinase family protein → MATVGYSRVSTGSQEHRLQTDALTKAGCDYVVTEVGSGADERARPQLHHLIQSLARDDVLVVWRLDRLARSVKELTMIATDLAERGVRLRSLTEQIDTTTPQGRLIFNFFAMLAQFERDLIVERTKAGLAAAKARGRTGGRKPLLTDAQVRQAKAWLDARQMTQMQAARALGVSRATLARGLAARKQD, encoded by the coding sequence ATGGCAACAGTGGGCTACTCCAGGGTGTCGACGGGCAGCCAGGAACATCGGCTTCAGACCGATGCGCTGACCAAGGCCGGATGCGACTATGTCGTAACCGAAGTCGGCAGTGGAGCCGACGAGCGGGCGCGTCCGCAACTCCATCATCTCATCCAGTCTCTGGCGAGGGATGACGTTCTTGTGGTGTGGCGGCTTGATCGACTGGCCCGGAGCGTCAAGGAGTTGACGATGATCGCTACGGACCTTGCCGAGCGCGGTGTGCGGCTGCGGTCGTTGACAGAGCAGATTGACACGACGACACCCCAGGGTCGCCTGATCTTCAACTTCTTTGCCATGCTCGCCCAATTCGAGCGTGACTTGATCGTCGAAAGAACGAAGGCAGGACTCGCTGCGGCCAAAGCGCGTGGCAGGACTGGCGGACGTAAGCCACTGTTGACCGACGCGCAGGTGCGCCAAGCGAAAGCTTGGCTCGACGCTCGTCAAATGACCCAGATGCAGGCGGCCAGGGCCTTAGGCGTCAGCCGCGCGACCTTGGCAAGGGGACTGGCGGCCAGGAAGCAGGACTAG